From one Halosimplex rubrum genomic stretch:
- a CDS encoding A24 family peptidase, with protein MIDWLGTVLTESPPPDLLRLVAVPVFGWAAYRDVRTRRVPNATWLPLALLGVALLAWDIERIATGDLPFWVESRELFYLRVALSLGMVGSIGYLFYYFGGFGGADAKALIVLAVLFPTFPMYILPTEALPLTRTTVGVFSLTVLSNTVLVGAAYPVAVTLRNALSGHLAPIMFLGKPIRAADATAEYGSLLQTPDGFTRRGLDLDALRMYLRWRGTTLAAVREAPERHRDPASLPDDPDPPGDGSIPESGDPAGGADGEVATDGGERADAETAGGADADYDDPWGARAFLDDIEGSAYGTTAEGLRDGLDVIADEDVVWISPGMPFIVPMFVALVISLVYGDLFFKLVSLLV; from the coding sequence GTGATCGACTGGCTGGGAACCGTCCTGACGGAGAGCCCGCCGCCGGACCTGCTGCGGCTGGTGGCGGTCCCCGTCTTCGGCTGGGCCGCCTACCGGGACGTTCGGACCCGTCGGGTGCCCAACGCCACGTGGCTCCCGCTGGCGCTGCTGGGGGTCGCCTTGCTGGCCTGGGACATCGAGCGGATCGCAACCGGCGACCTCCCCTTCTGGGTCGAGTCGCGCGAGCTGTTCTACCTCCGGGTCGCGCTCTCGCTGGGGATGGTCGGCTCGATCGGCTACCTGTTCTACTACTTCGGCGGCTTCGGCGGCGCCGACGCGAAGGCGTTGATCGTCCTCGCCGTCCTCTTCCCGACGTTCCCGATGTACATCCTCCCGACGGAGGCGCTGCCGCTGACCCGGACGACCGTCGGCGTCTTCTCGCTGACGGTCCTCTCGAACACCGTCCTCGTCGGCGCGGCCTACCCCGTCGCCGTCACGCTGCGCAACGCCCTCTCGGGGCACCTCGCGCCGATCATGTTCCTCGGCAAGCCGATCCGCGCCGCCGACGCGACCGCCGAGTACGGCTCGTTGCTCCAGACGCCCGACGGGTTCACCCGCCGCGGCCTCGACCTCGACGCCCTGCGGATGTACCTGCGCTGGCGCGGGACGACGCTGGCCGCGGTCCGCGAAGCGCCCGAACGCCACCGCGACCCCGCGAGTCTCCCCGACGACCCCGACCCGCCCGGCGACGGCTCGATCCCCGAAAGCGGGGACCCCGCTGGCGGCGCCGACGGCGAAGTGGCCACCGACGGCGGGGAGCGTGCCGACGCGGAGACCGCCGGCGGGGCCGACGCCGACTACGACGACCCCTGGGGCGCGCGGGCCTTCCTCGACGACATCGAGGGGTCGGCCTACGGGACGACCGCCGAGGGACTGCGGGACGGATTGGACGTGATCGCCGACGAGGACGTGGTCTGGATCTCCCCCGGGATGCCCTTTATCGTCCCCATGTTCGTCGCGCTCGTGATCAGCCTCGTCTACGGCGACCTGTTCTTCAAACTCGTCTCGCTGCTGGTGTGA
- a CDS encoding S8 family serine peptidase, giving the protein MPARIRALGVVAVALCCVLAAIGALALSVPGAPADTRQREAADGGLQRLHDAGVTGDDVTVGVVGVTGFDTDHPTIGDRIAESRAFGDGETVANGGRNHHGTATAAVVARTAPDADLRLATFDDTTSFRRAVTWLVTADVDVIVAPVSFYGRPGDGTSTVARLGEWARRQGVVFVAPTGNLARGHWAGRYDDPSDGRLRFGERPRNYLAGRGSETRIWLGWDRAHGNETYVAELYRTDDGEASLVARSAPFPGDGVPNARINARLQGGTYYVVVRGPPNATGARVRLSSPTHRFQWTRSEGSVAAPATGRGVIGVGAYDPAAGRVEPFSSRGPTADGRLGVDVVAPARHEIAGYEEPLVGSSAATPYVGGLAALALDADPDRSPRAVELRLERTARDVGPNGTDPTAGNGLVVPGRVVDLPANATR; this is encoded by the coding sequence ATGCCCGCCCGTATCCGCGCGCTGGGGGTCGTCGCGGTCGCCCTCTGCTGTGTCCTGGCCGCGATCGGCGCGCTCGCGCTGTCGGTCCCCGGTGCCCCCGCCGACACACGCCAGCGCGAGGCGGCCGACGGCGGCCTCCAGCGGCTCCACGACGCCGGCGTCACCGGTGACGACGTCACCGTCGGCGTCGTCGGCGTCACCGGCTTCGACACCGACCATCCGACGATCGGCGACCGGATCGCCGAGAGTCGCGCGTTCGGCGACGGCGAGACGGTCGCCAACGGCGGCCGCAACCACCACGGCACCGCGACCGCCGCCGTCGTCGCGCGGACCGCGCCCGACGCCGACCTGCGGCTCGCTACCTTCGACGACACGACGAGCTTCCGGCGGGCGGTGACGTGGCTCGTCACCGCCGACGTGGACGTGATCGTCGCCCCGGTGTCCTTTTACGGCCGCCCCGGCGACGGGACCTCGACGGTGGCGCGGCTCGGCGAGTGGGCGCGCCGGCAGGGCGTCGTCTTCGTCGCGCCGACCGGCAACCTCGCCCGGGGCCACTGGGCCGGCCGCTACGACGACCCCAGCGACGGCCGCCTGCGCTTCGGCGAGCGGCCGCGCAACTACCTCGCCGGCCGCGGGAGCGAGACGCGGATCTGGCTCGGCTGGGACCGCGCCCACGGGAACGAGACCTACGTCGCCGAGCTCTACCGAACCGACGACGGCGAGGCCAGCCTGGTCGCCAGGTCGGCCCCGTTCCCCGGCGACGGCGTCCCCAACGCCCGGATCAACGCCCGCCTCCAGGGCGGCACCTACTACGTCGTCGTCCGGGGGCCGCCCAACGCCACGGGCGCCCGCGTCCGCCTCTCGTCGCCGACCCACCGCTTCCAGTGGACCCGGTCCGAGGGGAGCGTCGCCGCCCCCGCGACCGGCCGCGGCGTGATCGGCGTCGGCGCCTACGACCCCGCGGCCGGCCGCGTCGAGCCGTTCAGCTCCAGGGGCCCAACCGCCGACGGCCGCCTCGGCGTCGACGTGGTCGCGCCCGCTCGACACGAAATCGCGGGGTACGAGGAGCCGCTCGTCGGCTCTTCGGCCGCGACGCCGTACGTCGGCGGCCTCGCCGCGCTCGCCCTCGACGCCGACCCCGACCGCTCGCCCCGAGCAGTCGAGTTGCGCCTCGAACGGACGGCCCGCGACGTGGGACCGAACGGCACCGACCCCACGGCGGGCAACGGGCTGGTGGTCCCCGGCCGCGTCGTCGACCTGCCGGCCAACGCGACCCGGTGA
- a CDS encoding MBL fold metallo-hydrolase yields the protein MEVTLLGTGDTTGTPTPGCDCETCERARERGVERSRFSVHVRNERTGESLLVDTSPDFRQQFLDHDVALPDAAVITHIHFDHLDGLGHAYRLFDRLPVHAADERDPETGESVAETVRRRYDYLDQVEVVPETPFEPFETCGFEVTLVPVDHPPLVCYGLAVEDPETGAKLSISGDTTYGIGEESRAALADPDLLLADGIVTADLCEHHPAGGDHFDDDGVARTFGTKHMTVEGAVALGEDLGAEETRVVHVSHFLDADRAFEAPLAVDGETDSL from the coding sequence ATGGAAGTCACCCTCCTCGGGACCGGCGACACGACGGGGACGCCGACGCCGGGCTGCGACTGCGAGACCTGTGAGCGCGCCCGCGAACGGGGCGTCGAGCGGTCGCGGTTCTCGGTCCACGTCCGCAACGAGCGCACCGGCGAGTCCCTGCTCGTCGACACCAGCCCCGACTTCCGCCAGCAGTTCCTCGACCACGACGTGGCCCTGCCCGACGCCGCGGTGATCACGCACATCCACTTCGACCACCTCGACGGGCTCGGGCACGCCTACCGCCTGTTCGACCGCTTGCCCGTCCACGCCGCCGACGAACGGGACCCCGAGACCGGCGAGAGCGTCGCCGAGACGGTCCGCCGCCGCTACGACTACCTCGACCAGGTGGAAGTCGTCCCCGAGACCCCGTTCGAGCCGTTCGAGACCTGCGGGTTCGAGGTGACGCTCGTCCCGGTCGACCACCCGCCGCTCGTCTGCTACGGGCTCGCGGTCGAGGACCCCGAAACCGGGGCGAAACTGTCGATCTCGGGGGACACGACCTACGGCATCGGCGAAGAGTCGCGCGCGGCCCTCGCCGACCCGGACCTGCTGTTGGCCGACGGCATCGTGACCGCCGACCTGTGCGAACACCACCCCGCGGGCGGCGACCACTTCGACGACGACGGCGTCGCCCGCACGTTCGGCACGAAACACATGACCGTCGAGGGCGCGGTCGCGCTGGGCGAGGACCTCGGTGCCGAGGAGACGAGGGTGGTCCACGTCTCCCACTTCCTCGACGCCGACCGAGCGTTCGAGGCGCCGCTGGCCGTCGACGGGGAAACCGATAGCCTCTGA
- a CDS encoding pyridoxamine 5'-phosphate oxidase family protein, which produces MADSVPDEVEELLTGDPVAAHLATCVDDRPHAAPVWFRYEPADGDDRPVIEVTTTGRKLANVRENPRVALSIQDSDGGHPEWTVTVRGTATVVEDETENERANRRINRRYGADPDDWAGNTLVRIAVGSASHRTY; this is translated from the coding sequence ATGGCCGACTCAGTCCCCGACGAAGTCGAGGAACTGCTGACCGGCGACCCGGTCGCGGCCCACCTCGCGACCTGTGTCGACGACCGACCCCACGCCGCGCCGGTCTGGTTCCGCTACGAACCGGCCGACGGCGACGACCGCCCCGTGATCGAAGTGACGACCACCGGCCGGAAGCTCGCGAACGTCCGGGAGAACCCCCGCGTCGCGCTCTCGATCCAGGACAGTGACGGTGGCCACCCCGAGTGGACGGTCACCGTCCGCGGCACGGCGACGGTCGTCGAGGACGAAACCGAGAACGAGCGTGCCAACCGGAGGATCAACCGCCGCTACGGCGCCGACCCCGACGACTGGGCGGGCAACACGCTCGTCCGCATCGCCGTCGGGTCGGCCAGTCACAGGACCTACTGA
- a CDS encoding zinc metalloprotease, producing MSFSRRELRDLGIAWLALGVAFMLFIDRSLVDAVARGTVAPSTIAIALGVSLASVGVAFLLHELAHKVVAVRFGQAAAFQADYGMLFLAVMSALAGFLFAAPGAVVHRGRITARENGLIALAGPVTNVGLAAVFLPLFLFGPGLLGLVGQRGLTINLLLAGFNMIPYGPLDGRKVLGWSKPVYVAVAVPTVLLALYALVGLGL from the coding sequence ATCTCCTTCAGCCGGCGCGAACTCCGGGACCTGGGGATCGCCTGGCTCGCGCTGGGCGTCGCGTTCATGCTGTTCATCGACCGGTCGCTCGTCGACGCGGTCGCCCGCGGAACCGTCGCGCCGTCGACGATCGCGATCGCGCTGGGCGTCTCCCTGGCGAGCGTCGGCGTCGCCTTCCTCCTGCACGAACTCGCCCACAAGGTCGTCGCCGTCCGCTTCGGTCAGGCCGCCGCGTTCCAGGCCGACTACGGTATGCTCTTCCTGGCCGTGATGTCGGCGCTGGCGGGGTTCCTCTTCGCCGCGCCCGGTGCGGTCGTCCACCGCGGTCGGATCACCGCCCGCGAGAACGGCCTCATCGCGCTGGCCGGCCCGGTCACGAACGTCGGCCTCGCGGCCGTCTTCCTGCCGCTGTTCCTGTTCGGTCCCGGCCTGCTCGGCCTGGTCGGCCAGCGCGGCCTCACCATCAACCTCCTGCTCGCCGGGTTCAACATGATCCCCTACGGCCCGCTGGACGGCCGGAAAGTGCTGGGCTGGAGCAAGCCGGTGTACGTCGCCGTCGCCGTCCCGACCGTGCTGCTCGCGCTGTACGCGCTGGTCGGTCTGGGCCTCTGA